A single region of the Fimbriimonadaceae bacterium genome encodes:
- the thrS gene encoding threonine--tRNA ligase, which yields MNNEYQQSYLYRLRHSAAHLMAQAITELYPGAKLSIGPPIENGFYYDIEFPTPLKEEELPAIEKRMKELSKLDQRIERTEVSREEARCLIMDDSIPGMGPAVADYKLQLLDAIPEGEAISFYDQKRTDREGNHHRFLDLCRGPHVDSTKEIKHYKLMSLAGAYWRGDVKNKQLTRIYGTAFETAEELETYLHNLEEARKRDHRILGKELGLFMFSPRVGTGLALWLPKGAVLRETMTEFLREEQLKRGYQPVITPQLASIKLYEKSGHIITFKEKLFPFMEDEEKETYILKPMNCPFHIEIYASQMRSYRDLPIRYAEFGTVHRYEQSGEVHGILRARGFTQDDAHLFVRPDQLLEEFIGVVDLMKVVLNKLGLTEWKARLGTKDPNSDKYVGHDDNWKAATEAIEQACKQIGIDYFVSEGDAAFYGPKLDLIIKDAIGREWQMGTVQVDYNLPERFGLEYVGDDGLPHRPIMIHRAPFGSMERMIGLLTEQYAGAFPFWLSPVQVAILPIADRHIEHAYAIAEALQGFMTKDREHSEESVESSAEVRAQIESVRAAGHKFRVHVDDRRETLGKKIRENQLQKVPFMMVIGDRDIENGTVGVRSREDGDLGAMPIEEFVGLLQKASS from the coding sequence ATGAATAACGAATATCAGCAATCTTATCTTTATCGCCTGCGCCACTCGGCTGCCCACCTCATGGCCCAAGCGATCACCGAGCTCTATCCTGGAGCCAAGCTTTCCATCGGCCCGCCTATTGAAAACGGCTTTTATTACGACATTGAGTTTCCCACTCCCCTAAAAGAGGAAGAGCTGCCCGCAATAGAAAAGCGGATGAAGGAGCTTAGCAAGCTCGATCAGCGTATCGAACGCACTGAGGTTTCTCGAGAAGAGGCAAGGTGTCTGATCATGGATGACTCGATTCCAGGCATGGGCCCAGCCGTTGCCGATTACAAATTGCAACTCCTTGACGCCATTCCCGAAGGCGAAGCGATCTCCTTCTACGATCAAAAGCGGACCGATAGAGAAGGAAATCATCATCGCTTCCTGGACCTTTGCCGAGGTCCTCATGTCGATTCCACCAAGGAGATCAAGCACTACAAGCTGATGTCTTTGGCGGGCGCGTACTGGCGTGGCGACGTCAAGAACAAGCAGCTCACCCGTATCTACGGCACTGCCTTCGAGACTGCTGAAGAGTTGGAAACCTACCTTCATAACCTCGAAGAGGCACGGAAGCGCGACCATCGCATCCTTGGCAAAGAGCTTGGCCTCTTCATGTTCTCGCCGAGAGTCGGCACCGGTTTGGCGCTATGGCTGCCCAAGGGGGCGGTGCTGCGCGAAACCATGACCGAGTTCCTGCGTGAAGAGCAGCTCAAGCGTGGGTATCAACCGGTCATCACCCCCCAACTCGCCTCAATCAAGCTGTATGAAAAGTCGGGACACATCATCACGTTTAAGGAGAAGCTCTTCCCGTTCATGGAGGACGAGGAGAAGGAAACCTACATCCTCAAACCGATGAACTGCCCGTTCCACATCGAGATCTACGCATCTCAGATGCGCAGTTATCGAGACCTTCCCATCCGCTACGCGGAGTTCGGAACCGTCCACCGCTATGAGCAGAGCGGGGAAGTGCACGGAATCCTCCGAGCTCGTGGGTTCACCCAGGACGATGCTCACCTCTTCGTCCGCCCCGATCAACTCCTCGAAGAGTTCATCGGTGTTGTCGACCTCATGAAGGTCGTGCTCAACAAACTTGGCCTGACCGAGTGGAAGGCTCGCCTCGGAACCAAAGACCCCAACAGCGATAAATACGTAGGCCACGACGACAACTGGAAGGCCGCAACCGAAGCCATCGAACAGGCCTGTAAACAGATTGGCATCGATTACTTCGTCTCCGAAGGCGATGCGGCGTTCTATGGCCCCAAGCTGGACCTCATTATTAAGGACGCCATCGGTCGCGAGTGGCAAATGGGGACCGTTCAGGTGGATTACAATCTGCCCGAGCGCTTTGGATTAGAGTACGTCGGTGATGACGGCTTGCCCCACCGCCCCATCATGATCCACCGCGCCCCGTTCGGCTCAATGGAGCGAATGATCGGACTGCTCACCGAGCAGTATGCGGGTGCTTTCCCGTTCTGGCTATCTCCCGTTCAGGTGGCGATCCTGCCCATTGCCGACCGTCATATCGAACACGCGTATGCCATCGCCGAGGCGCTGCAAGGCTTCATGACGAAGGATCGCGAGCATTCAGAAGAGTCGGTTGAATCCTCAGCCGAAGTAAGAGCACAGATAGAGAGTGTCCGGGCAGCCGGGCACAAGTTCAGAGTTCATGTCGATGATCGGCGCGAAACCCTCGGAAAGAAGATTCGCGAGAATCAGCTTCAAAAAGTGCCCTTCATGATGGTCATTGGTGACCGCGATATCGAGAACGGCACGGTCGGTGTGCGCTCTCGCGAAGACGGTGATCTTGGAGCGATGCCTATCGAGGAGTTTGTTGGTTTGCTCCAAAAAGCTTCGTCTTAG
- a CDS encoding winged helix-turn-helix transcriptional regulator codes for MAAKRSPAQQNLAAQVAILSELVSEQVEGGLRKQGHSLSTFQLLSAIKASETNITQAELAQRMGITAASLCEALKTASNKGLVEQKPSDTDRRAKRVSLTKQGNRLISETLVHLDNVNLKMLHGIGSSDLKQTERILSKCIGNLAGEDHG; via the coding sequence ATGGCAGCCAAACGATCTCCGGCACAGCAGAACCTCGCTGCTCAAGTTGCCATTCTGTCCGAACTCGTATCCGAGCAGGTTGAAGGCGGACTTCGCAAACAAGGGCACAGCCTCTCCACCTTTCAACTCCTCTCGGCAATCAAAGCCTCGGAAACGAATATCACTCAGGCTGAGTTAGCGCAAAGGATGGGGATCACAGCGGCTTCACTTTGCGAGGCATTAAAGACTGCGAGCAACAAAGGACTTGTCGAGCAGAAACCCTCTGACACCGACCGTCGGGCCAAACGTGTCAGCCTTACCAAACAGGGAAATCGGCTGATTTCGGAAACCCTAGTTCACCTAGATAATGTGAATTTAAAGATGCTTCATGGGATCGGTTCGTCCGATTTGAAGCAGACAGAGCGAATCCTTTCGAAATGCATAGGGAACCTAGCGGGTGAAGATCATGGCTAA
- the pth gene encoding aminoacyl-tRNA hydrolase, which translates to MIVGLGNPGPEYSGTRHNVGFDVIELLAERYKIKLNQSKHRSRFGTGRIDGIPVVLVKPLTYMNLSGQAVAPMARQYGLKPDRILVVSDEMDLPMGRLRLRVKGSSGGHNGHKSISASLGSQEYPRLRLGIGRPKEEASSDHVLSKFHPEERPDWQEMIESAAAACEKVLEKGVEPAMQEVNRNDSGY; encoded by the coding sequence ATGATCGTGGGTCTCGGCAACCCGGGCCCCGAATATTCGGGCACACGGCATAACGTCGGCTTCGACGTGATCGAACTGCTCGCCGAGCGCTACAAGATCAAGCTCAACCAAAGCAAACACCGTTCGCGGTTCGGCACCGGACGTATCGACGGAATACCCGTCGTACTCGTCAAGCCACTCACTTACATGAATCTGAGCGGTCAAGCCGTCGCCCCAATGGCGCGTCAATACGGACTCAAGCCAGACCGAATACTTGTCGTCTCCGACGAAATGGATCTGCCGATGGGGCGACTTCGATTGCGGGTCAAAGGCAGTTCAGGCGGACACAACGGACATAAGTCCATAAGCGCTTCTCTGGGCAGCCAGGAGTATCCACGTCTAAGGCTCGGCATTGGAAGGCCAAAGGAAGAGGCGTCGAGCGATCATGTTTTGTCGAAGTTCCATCCCGAAGAACGCCCCGACTGGCAAGAGATGATCGAAAGCGCCGCTGCCGCGTGCGAGAAGGTGCTTGAAAAGGGCGTGGAGCCCGCCATGCAGGAAGTCAATCGCAACGATTCTGGCTATTAG
- a CDS encoding undecaprenyl-diphosphate phosphatase: MGIIEAIILGIVQGLTEFLPISSTAHVRIVPAIFGWDDPGAAFTAVIQLGTLIAVLIYFRKDLIDAVVGWVKSIVDPGRRNTYESRMGWAIFIGTIPIVIFGTLFKHRIENDLRSLHVIASSLIGMGLLLLLAERVGTKQRDVGRVTVGDGLLVGLFQAIALIPGASRSGSTITGGLFAGFDRASAARFSFLLSVPSVFAAAIFSLKEHAHAFQGDLLVPAIVANIAALISGYAAIAFLISYLQKHGTVVFVVYRVLLGLVLFGLLFTGVLSPDQGLPTKPDISAAQK; the protein is encoded by the coding sequence GTGGGCATAATCGAGGCGATAATCCTCGGAATTGTTCAAGGATTAACAGAATTCTTGCCCATATCCAGTACCGCGCATGTTCGGATAGTTCCTGCAATATTCGGATGGGACGACCCAGGAGCGGCCTTTACCGCCGTTATTCAGCTCGGCACGCTCATCGCTGTCCTGATCTACTTTCGCAAAGACCTCATCGACGCGGTCGTCGGTTGGGTGAAAAGCATTGTAGACCCCGGTCGCCGCAACACTTACGAAAGCCGAATGGGCTGGGCTATCTTCATCGGCACCATCCCCATTGTCATCTTCGGGACGTTGTTCAAGCACCGAATCGAAAACGATCTTCGCTCACTGCACGTTATCGCCAGCTCTCTGATCGGTATGGGTTTGTTGCTACTTCTCGCCGAGCGCGTGGGCACTAAGCAGCGGGACGTCGGACGGGTGACTGTTGGAGATGGCTTGCTGGTTGGACTCTTTCAGGCTATCGCGCTCATCCCTGGCGCAAGCCGCTCCGGCTCGACCATCACAGGGGGTCTCTTCGCCGGGTTTGATCGAGCCTCAGCCGCTCGCTTCAGCTTTCTCCTATCCGTGCCGAGCGTCTTTGCCGCCGCCATTTTTAGCCTCAAGGAGCATGCCCACGCATTCCAGGGGGATTTGCTCGTGCCTGCAATCGTTGCCAATATCGCGGCCCTCATCAGCGGCTATGCTGCCATCGCATTCTTGATCTCCTATCTGCAAAAGCATGGCACGGTCGTGTTCGTCGTTTATCGGGTCCTCCTTGGCCTCGTCCTGTTCGGGCTACTATTCACCGGAGTACTTAGCCCCGATCAAGGACTCCCAACTAAGCCGGATATATCCGCAGCCCAAAAGTAA
- the wecB gene encoding UDP-N-acetylglucosamine 2-epimerase (non-hydrolyzing) — MSRPRIVCVVGTRPDAIKSAPVVLELKKWEAVETVLVATGQHREMLDQALDTFGLKPDHDLAIMKHGQSLAEITTRCLEGLDRLFTQSPPDYVIAQGDTTTTFCSSLAAFYRRIPFGHVEAGLRTPTVDDPFPEEFNRRASGLIATHHFAPTAWAAKNLLNEGKDTATVFVTGNTGIDAVLAVAEREPQTWLSDHPHDVILLTTHRRENWGQPQQRIAEAAREIIDAHPDLRLVVPMHRNPQVRELLQRVLGNHPRVDLIEPPEYPKFVKLMQRSKLILTDSGGVQEEAPAFGIPVLVLRETTERPEGVDVGTARLVGTDKELIIKTANELFSNPEAYDRMARAESPYGDGKAAARVRSVVLSSLRIETEQVKMWA; from the coding sequence ATGAGTAGGCCGCGTATCGTATGTGTAGTCGGGACGCGCCCAGATGCCATCAAGAGCGCTCCCGTAGTTTTGGAACTCAAGAAGTGGGAAGCGGTAGAGACTGTTTTGGTCGCAACCGGACAGCATCGTGAAATGCTTGACCAAGCCCTCGACACCTTCGGGCTTAAGCCAGATCATGACCTCGCCATCATGAAGCACGGGCAATCGCTTGCAGAAATCACGACGCGCTGTCTAGAAGGGCTGGACCGGCTGTTTACCCAAAGCCCACCCGATTACGTGATCGCCCAAGGTGACACAACGACAACGTTTTGCAGCAGCCTCGCCGCGTTTTACAGGAGAATCCCCTTCGGTCATGTTGAGGCAGGCCTGCGTACACCAACCGTGGATGATCCCTTCCCCGAGGAATTTAATCGTCGGGCGAGTGGACTGATCGCCACGCACCACTTCGCGCCCACTGCGTGGGCGGCAAAGAACCTGCTAAACGAAGGCAAAGACACCGCAACCGTCTTCGTGACGGGCAACACCGGTATCGACGCCGTCCTCGCCGTCGCTGAACGAGAACCCCAAACGTGGCTCTCCGATCACCCTCACGACGTAATTCTCCTCACTACCCACCGTCGCGAAAACTGGGGGCAGCCTCAGCAACGGATTGCTGAGGCTGCCCGCGAAATCATTGATGCCCATCCCGATTTGCGCCTCGTCGTCCCGATGCATCGGAACCCGCAAGTACGCGAACTGTTGCAAAGAGTCCTTGGCAATCATCCCCGAGTCGATCTTATCGAGCCCCCCGAGTATCCCAAATTCGTGAAGCTGATGCAAAGAAGCAAGCTCATCCTCACCGATTCCGGCGGCGTGCAAGAAGAAGCGCCTGCTTTTGGCATACCCGTGCTGGTGCTTCGTGAGACGACCGAACGTCCAGAAGGCGTGGATGTCGGAACCGCCCGCTTGGTCGGAACGGACAAGGAACTCATCATCAAGACCGCAAACGAACTCTTTTCGAATCCAGAAGCCTACGACAGAATGGCTCGTGCGGAGAGCCCATATGGCGATGGCAAGGCCGCTGCGCGTGTCCGGTCTGTTGTTCTTAGCAGTCTTAGAATAGAGACAGAACAGGTGAAGATGTGGGCATAA
- a CDS encoding undecaprenyl/decaprenyl-phosphate alpha-N-acetylglucosaminyl 1-phosphate transferase has protein sequence MTELLHYFIAEATTKPLAGFRAPLLTAVLAMVASMLLTPVVRKMAFKYGAVDDPKRDDRRVHKEPLPRWGGMAIFGGFMVAMLAILPFAYPLQPFPLYLIGIFVVGALVVVVGALDDLFQYSAKIQLLFLLAAGIVIQFIFSGSSRIQIAGMNWPLFSDESGQWIAFGVWAVPITACYIFIVTKTMDTIDGIDGLASGIAAIAGATLSLIGTYQGQPRVALIAAALAGASIGFLRHNYNPAKIIMGTGGAQFLGFVLASLSIVGAMKTAAAFMIIVPVLVFGVPLIDAVQVVIRRKLSGVPITQADKRHIHHQLLNRGLTQRQAVWVLYGIAIVLCGTLVAVIRLYE, from the coding sequence GTGACCGAACTCCTTCACTATTTTATCGCCGAAGCTACGACAAAGCCCCTCGCAGGCTTTCGAGCGCCATTGCTGACAGCAGTGCTTGCGATGGTCGCCAGCATGCTATTGACGCCCGTTGTACGCAAAATGGCCTTCAAGTATGGCGCGGTAGATGACCCTAAGCGTGATGACCGAAGAGTTCACAAGGAGCCACTTCCGCGCTGGGGCGGCATGGCGATCTTCGGCGGGTTCATGGTCGCGATGCTGGCCATCCTTCCGTTTGCTTATCCACTTCAACCGTTCCCACTTTATCTGATCGGAATCTTCGTGGTTGGAGCGCTGGTGGTCGTAGTGGGTGCGCTGGACGATCTGTTCCAGTACAGCGCCAAGATTCAACTGCTCTTCTTGCTGGCTGCTGGCATCGTGATTCAATTCATCTTCAGTGGAAGTAGTCGCATCCAAATTGCAGGGATGAACTGGCCGCTCTTTAGCGACGAGTCTGGACAATGGATAGCGTTCGGAGTCTGGGCCGTTCCAATCACAGCTTGTTACATCTTCATCGTGACGAAAACGATGGACACGATAGACGGGATCGATGGCCTGGCGTCCGGCATCGCCGCCATCGCTGGAGCCACCCTTTCACTGATCGGGACTTACCAAGGTCAGCCGAGGGTGGCGCTGATCGCGGCAGCTTTGGCGGGGGCCTCCATCGGATTTCTACGGCACAACTACAACCCAGCGAAGATCATCATGGGCACTGGTGGGGCGCAGTTCTTAGGATTTGTGCTGGCATCTTTGAGCATCGTTGGGGCGATGAAGACAGCCGCAGCCTTTATGATCATCGTTCCTGTGCTGGTTTTTGGGGTGCCATTGATCGATGCGGTGCAGGTGGTCATTCGCCGGAAACTGAGCGGAGTGCCAATCACTCAGGCAGACAAGAGACATATTCACCACCAGCTCTTGAATCGGGGACTGACCCAGCGCCAGGCTGTCTGGGTGCTGTATGGCATCGCGATCGTGCTGTGCGGAACACTTGTGGCGGTGATAAGACTTTATGAGTAG
- a CDS encoding dCMP deaminase family protein, with protein MSPERPSWDTYFMQIAHLVATRATCPRRSVGALIVREKRILATGYNGAPRGLPHCPVDGHINDWPNGCLRAGHCIRSLHAEQNALLQAAMIGVPCEGATMYVTCQPCNTCAKMIINAGISRVIYEGDYPDPFSLELFRDAHLEVFVYREDRLEKVDLGS; from the coding sequence GTGAGTCCAGAACGCCCAAGCTGGGATACCTATTTCATGCAAATCGCCCATCTGGTCGCGACGCGTGCGACCTGTCCTCGACGAAGTGTCGGGGCGTTGATTGTGCGAGAGAAGCGCATTCTCGCAACCGGTTACAATGGCGCGCCGAGAGGCCTGCCCCACTGCCCGGTTGATGGTCATATCAACGATTGGCCGAACGGCTGTCTGCGCGCCGGGCACTGTATTCGGTCGCTCCACGCCGAACAGAACGCATTGCTCCAAGCAGCCATGATCGGAGTCCCTTGCGAAGGCGCAACGATGTACGTCACATGTCAGCCTTGCAACACCTGCGCAAAAATGATTATCAACGCTGGCATTTCACGCGTCATTTATGAAGGAGACTATCCTGATCCGTTCTCGCTAGAGCTGTTCAGGGATGCTCATCTTGAAGTCTTCGTTTATCGCGAAGACCGATTGGAAAAGGTGGACCTCGGCTCGTGA
- a CDS encoding LemA family protein, whose translation MQVSSSMIIPVALGLLAIVFIVWIVSTHNRFVYLQNLIRESWAGIDIALKRRHDLIPNLVETVKGYAAHESSVFERVTQAREKAVGALGNVENLVQHEQQLVSAVNMLMARVEAYPQLKASEHFAQLQQELIDTEDRISAARRLYNGNVREFNTYLQSFPASLLAGNRKSADFFEVEEIKVREPIPVKF comes from the coding sequence ATGCAAGTTTCCTCCTCCATGATCATCCCCGTCGCACTCGGTCTGCTCGCGATAGTTTTTATCGTGTGGATAGTCTCGACACACAACCGTTTCGTCTACTTGCAGAATCTCATTCGTGAGTCATGGGCGGGTATCGACATCGCACTTAAGCGACGGCATGATCTCATTCCGAACCTCGTAGAGACAGTGAAGGGGTATGCGGCGCACGAAAGCAGTGTTTTTGAAAGGGTAACGCAGGCCCGAGAAAAAGCAGTCGGGGCGCTTGGCAACGTCGAGAATCTTGTCCAGCACGAGCAACAATTGGTGTCAGCTGTGAATATGCTGATGGCGCGGGTGGAAGCCTATCCTCAACTTAAGGCAAGCGAGCACTTTGCACAACTTCAACAAGAGCTGATCGACACCGAAGATCGTATTTCGGCCGCCCGAAGGCTTTACAACGGAAACGTCCGTGAGTTCAACACTTATCTCCAATCGTTTCCAGCGTCCTTGCTTGCTGGGAATCGAAAGTCTGCCGACTTTTTCGAGGTCGAGGAGATCAAAGTGCGGGAACCGATACCTGTCAAATTCTGA
- a CDS encoding prepilin-type N-terminal cleavage/methylation domain-containing protein, which produces MFCKKAFTLIELLVVIAIIAILAAILFPVFAQAKDSAKNTALLSNIKQAGTSQMIYAADYDDIFSPTMASHPTLPIDLGWQDLTQPYMKNYELILNPKRNRPANDANLYWTRLQHMGMPARAAVSVSLTANTNNYYQGTHAGQLVRYEGVGGLVNLDPTLADWLGRKIATSYSNTQVDDVSNTILFVEGSNWDNWFPFASGGNPLSTCWRWNPAAANANGGNFSYVITTTTRPLNGLNGLHTNPTQCLLPQGRSTATMTDSSARSVDFRGQIYNPSPSKTAGIYVSRLLNPMGI; this is translated from the coding sequence ATGTTTTGCAAAAAAGCATTCACATTAATTGAACTCTTGGTGGTTATCGCGATCATAGCGATTCTCGCCGCTATCTTGTTCCCCGTCTTTGCCCAAGCTAAGGATTCGGCAAAGAACACCGCTCTTCTGAGCAACATCAAGCAAGCCGGTACGTCGCAGATGATCTACGCTGCCGACTACGACGACATCTTCTCGCCGACGATGGCAAGTCACCCGACTCTCCCCATCGACCTCGGTTGGCAGGACCTGACTCAGCCGTACATGAAGAACTACGAGCTGATCCTCAACCCCAAGCGAAACCGACCCGCCAATGATGCGAACCTGTACTGGACGCGTCTGCAGCACATGGGCATGCCAGCTCGCGCTGCTGTATCGGTCTCGTTGACAGCAAACACAAACAACTACTATCAAGGTACGCACGCCGGTCAGCTCGTTCGCTACGAAGGCGTTGGTGGTCTCGTGAATCTTGATCCGACCCTCGCAGACTGGCTTGGCCGAAAGATCGCCACGTCCTACAGCAACACTCAGGTTGACGACGTGTCTAACACGATCCTCTTCGTTGAAGGTTCCAACTGGGACAACTGGTTCCCATTCGCTTCGGGTGGCAATCCGCTCAGCACATGCTGGCGCTGGAATCCGGCTGCGGCAAACGCAAACGGTGGCAACTTCAGCTACGTCATCACGACGACGACACGCCCGCTCAATGGCCTGAACGGTCTCCACACAAACCCGACGCAGTGTCTGCTCCCGCAGGGCCGCTCCACAGCGACCATGACGGACAGCTCCGCTCGATCGGTTGACTTCCGAGGCCAAATCTACAACCCGTCACCCAGCAAGACCGCAGGCATTTATGTCTCCAGACTGCTGAACCCGATGGGCATCTAA
- a CDS encoding MmcQ/YjbR family DNA-binding protein — translation MNPQAVYQSVRAHCLAKPNAVEEYPWGHVVWKVKKKIFAIGSENEARFTVKSTPDRQSQLILHPNIVVASHVGRFGWVSILVDSEEMLELALEIIDEAYDSIVVKKSTLRS, via the coding sequence ATGAATCCACAAGCGGTCTATCAATCCGTCCGAGCGCACTGCCTGGCAAAGCCCAATGCTGTGGAGGAGTACCCCTGGGGTCACGTGGTCTGGAAGGTCAAAAAGAAAATCTTTGCGATTGGATCAGAGAACGAGGCTCGTTTTACCGTCAAGAGCACACCCGATCGTCAGTCTCAGCTCATCCTTCATCCAAACATCGTGGTTGCCAGTCACGTGGGCCGATTTGGCTGGGTGTCGATTCTTGTCGACAGCGAAGAGATGCTGGAACTTGCCCTGGAAATCATCGATGAAGCCTACGATTCAATCGTGGTCAAAAAGTCAACGCTTAGGTCATAA
- the recR gene encoding recombination mediator RecR, with the protein MLYARPLAELIAELEKLPGVGPKSAQRLAFHLLRLPDEDVVRLTQAIAIAKKSLRFCVVCQNFSESETCEICLDPRRSDETICVVAEPKDISAIERVNEFKGRYHVLHGVLNPMDGIGPEQLRVRELLARLSEGVFEVILATNPTVEGDSTALYLAKLIKPAGIKVTRIAHGMPIGGELDYADSATLLSALEFRREM; encoded by the coding sequence ATGCTTTACGCGAGACCTCTCGCTGAACTCATTGCCGAGCTTGAAAAGCTCCCTGGCGTGGGGCCAAAATCGGCTCAACGCCTTGCTTTTCACCTGCTCCGACTGCCCGACGAAGACGTTGTGCGTCTTACCCAGGCCATCGCCATTGCCAAGAAATCACTCCGATTCTGCGTCGTCTGCCAAAACTTTAGCGAGTCGGAAACCTGCGAGATTTGCCTCGATCCCCGTCGCAGCGACGAGACGATTTGCGTCGTCGCCGAACCTAAGGACATCAGCGCGATTGAACGTGTCAACGAATTCAAGGGGCGCTATCATGTGCTTCACGGGGTCCTCAACCCCATGGATGGCATCGGCCCTGAGCAATTGCGTGTGCGTGAGTTGTTGGCACGCCTAAGCGAAGGCGTGTTTGAAGTCATCCTCGCCACGAACCCAACAGTCGAAGGCGACTCCACTGCCCTCTACCTCGCCAAGCTCATCAAACCCGCAGGTATCAAGGTCACGCGAATCGCTCATGGAATGCCCATAGGCGGCGAACTTGACTACGCCGATTCGGCTACCCTTCTCAGCGCCCTTGAGTTCCGGCGCGAGATGTAA
- a CDS encoding YbaB/EbfC family nucleoid-associated protein, translating to MKLPKGFGGQGMSGMLQQAQAAMARAQTLETELAAERINVDKGPVKAVFNGIGEIAELKIDASVVDPSDIEALEDLIVSAVRDGFTKAVELRAAKTQEIMKGMPEIPGMKF from the coding sequence ATGAAATTGCCCAAAGGATTTGGCGGTCAAGGAATGTCGGGAATGTTGCAGCAGGCCCAAGCTGCAATGGCCCGCGCACAAACACTCGAAACCGAACTCGCTGCTGAGCGCATCAACGTCGACAAGGGCCCGGTCAAGGCTGTTTTCAACGGAATTGGCGAGATCGCCGAACTCAAGATCGACGCTTCGGTCGTTGACCCGAGCGATATCGAAGCGCTTGAGGACCTGATCGTTTCCGCTGTGCGCGATGGCTTCACAAAGGCTGTCGAACTCCGAGCTGCGAAAACTCAAGAGATCATGAAGGGTATGCCGGAAATTCCGGGTATGAAATTCTAG